Below is a window of Oenanthe melanoleuca isolate GR-GAL-2019-014 unplaced genomic scaffold, OMel1.0 S353, whole genome shotgun sequence DNA.
TTGTTTGGGTGCTCGGGGGCTCTTCCCCTCCCTGGGCCGTGCCCGGGCGTTTCCTCCAGCCTCACGTCACGCCGGGCTATTTCGGATGGTGAAAATTATTGTTCCAACCCTCGGCTTTTGttagcacaggaaaaataagCCCCGGAGAGAGGGCGAAGcctgcagaggcagcctgggCCGGGATGCTCCGACACACCGGGCAGCACCACGACCTGCAGCCCCGGGAAAAGCCAAACctgatggagctgcagcccaataaacaacaaataaaaagctgaagaaGGCTTGAGAAAGAAACCATCTGCAGGGCCCAGGATAGAGCAGCCTTGGAGCGGGGAGTTCAAGTAGAACTGGAAATTGGTCATAAGTCAAAGCCCTCTATTCCCTGCAGACAATCTGTAATTTCAGTGCAATCAAGCTGTGCACATAAATGAGGCCTGTGCTGGGATTCCACATCTGGAAGAGGTTTGGGCTCCCGCCCGTGTGACAGCGGGGCTGGCCGAGCCTCCCCAGCCCTCGTTAGGGATGTGGCGCTTTTTCCATGGGGTGATTAGCACGGGGGTCAGCTGGGGGATTAAAGCCTTGTTAATCCCTGTCTGCAgcaccccagcacctcccagccaCGCTGCAGGGACGGCCCCCAGAGGTGCCAATCCCCTGGTCCTGACTGGAGCAGGACGTGGGGCTGGGGCCACACTGTGCCCAGCTGCactggtgccagccctgccaaaaCAGCCCGGTGACCTCTCCAGGGCCATGAAAGGAGCAGGGTGACAGCTCTGCACCAAAGCTGgcatccctccttcctccctgcagggagctgggcacaggaatAACCTGGGTATAAACTGGGGTGGGTGGTGGGGAGCACACACCCAGAAAcgtctgctggggctggaggggatgTGTGGGCATCACCCCTCACCCAGACCCACAGCCATCCCTGCGAGGGGacaaggaggggagaggaggcagctctgctcagcagacACTCCCCATCAGACACCAACACACCCCTGGACACTGGGACcatggcagtggctgcagggcaggtcCCTGGGGCCACAGGTCCCTCACCCTTGTCCTTTGTCCCTCACCCTTGTCCTTTGtccctcatccctgccctgcccacccagggTGATGCCAGCACAAGTTTCCAGGCACGGGGGTATGTGCAGCAGCTGCcgtggaggcagagcaggattCCTCAGCACAGGCCTAAtaattaaagataaataaagCTGAAGTGTGGGAAAAAGCCAAATGGGAGGAGGGATGAGGGACCCACAGGGTGACAGAGCTCCTCCAGCCATTGAAGCTTCTCTGGCCGCTGCCTGGACAGCTGGACCTGCGGCCAGCCAGGGTCCCTCCCGTGCTGGCGGCTGCTGGGAAGAGCCTCCCCCGAGCTGAGCACTCCTGATTCCAGGCTGGACCGgatgagcactggaacaggctctgcTTTGAAGCGTTACTGCCCCAAAcacatttcctgcagcaggggcagagcagtgctgagcaccctgggggacagaggggactGAGCACCCCAGGGCACAGATGGGACCTACACCCTGCACTTGTAGGAGCCCTGCTCAGACCCAGCTCACCAGCAGAAGTCAAGATttggctgtccccagcaggatgTCCCCAAGGCACGTGCAGCCCTTGCCACATGCCTGGGCCCCTCCACTCCCTGCCCGCACCCCAGTGGCTCCAGGAGACGCTCCCAAAGTCGGAGCCTCTGGTTTTGATTGTTCCATCTGGAAAGGGTTTGGAATAAATCATGTTTACTGCAcgagagcagagccagggtcACCGCATATTTGTAGGTTTCTGCCTACGCCTGTAGGTTTCATGTCACGTTTTAGTGGGATCGTGTAATGCCCTAATGCCTCTGCACGGTCATCCCGGCCCCTCCGAGGGAGcctcagcacagacagcacaaaCCCTGGGAACAGTTGGGgagggcactggagcaggcacgggctgtgggatgggctgcttttcccaaatAAAAACTGACAAAGGGCTAAACGTCCCCATGAGTGTTTGCGAGGGGCTGACACACAAGGAAGGGCCATAAGAGCAGACACGAAGAGCAAAGCTCACAAGCGATGGAGAGCCCAGCTGTCACCTGCCCGAGGGCCCCAGTGTCTCCCACCGAGGGGAGCACAGGACAcccatcagtgctgctgttctgggACAATTAGTGTTTTTAACGTGGCCGTTGCACTCAGACCCTGCTCATGGCACCGTCCTGTAGCACCTGCGCGTTCATGgccacacagcacacagggacaggggggccACCTTCATCTGCCACCATCACCCCAAAGCGAGGGCCCCGTGCAGCGAGAGGCACCCAGAAACCTGAGCAACCACGGGTTCGGGAGTGTGAGAGCAGCCCCCAAACCCAATCCTCTGCAGTGTCCAACCCGCCCCACCCGCGGGGGCAAGGTGGGAGCCTGACACGGGCAGACAGCGCAGCcaccccacagcagggacaacGCTCCGGGGGAAAGCGGcgctcccccagctgcagcgctgccagcccagcctccaaTCCAGATTTTAATTCAAACATCTCCTCTGGAGTTATAAATAAACCCTGCAGCGAGCAGCACAcggctgccagctccagccgAACCCCAGCCCCCGGCACGGGGGCCGCGAGGAACAGGAGCCTTTACGGACcaagcagcagcttcagaaCCTCTGCACAGACCCCAAACCCATTAACCGCTCCCGATGGCCTCTCAGTAAATATTTCCAGGGACAGTAGTCCCTTTCAAACAAAACCATGTTCCCCAGCACGCAGAAACGCTGCggagggaagcaggagaaagAGCCCGTTTCCTGGATTTCCAGCTCACGTCCACAGCAGCCCCGCTCTGCAGCGGGCTCCCCTCGGCAGCCCAGAGCCTTTAACCCCTTTAACGCGATTTAAACCACACCACCCAGCACCGAGCGCGgctttctctgctgcagagtCGCTTATTGAGAGAAAAAAGTAACTTCACTGCGCTCCCGACCGCACGGGCTTCAACCCCAGTCCCCGTATCTCCGGTTCCCGAGTACCCGCCAGCATCTGCCCGGCTCGGGGCGATTGGGGAGACCCCGGCGCGCAGCTCCGGCACGGAGAGCGCTCAGCGAGACCCACGCGTGGGCTCCTGTCCCGCTCAGGGTGTcccggggcggcgcggggcaAAGCCGGGCCGGAGGGAGATGCTCGGGGGAGATGCCCGGGGAGATGCCCGGGGCCGGGAGCGATGCCCGGGGCGCTGCCGCTCGCGGTACTCACAGAGTGACGGTGCCGTCGGGCAGCAGGCGCGGCTCGGGGGCGCCGGGAGCCCCCCGCCGCTGCAGACCACCCTCCGCCGGGgcgcgccggggccgccgcccgCCTTGGGCCGCTCGGCCGCGCACttgcagcccaggctgagcgCGGGGCAGCtccgcgccccggccccggggccgCTCAGCGCcgccgccagcagcagcagcgccgccgcccgccgcatggccccggccccgggccaCGGCTCCGGGTCcggctccgcgcccgccgccgccccgctccccggGGCGGCTCCGGCGGCGCCGCCTCCCCCGCTCGCAGTGCTCCGCCGCCGGCCCTGGCGCctcccccggcccgccccggcccgccccggccccgccgggggCAGCGGCTCGGCCCCCCCGACGGCACCGGCCAGGAGGAGCGGGGGGACCCGCacggagcggagcggagcggagcgggagaGCAGAGCCCGAGCCCCGCGGGgtccccacagagctggggctctgcgTCCCCCCGGGGGGCTCCGGCTGCTCCCACCCCCTTGCGTGGGTCAGAGCCACGCGGTCCGTGTGGCCATCCTGCGGTGCCTCGCTGTGACATCCCGGCTGTGACAGGCACAGGGTGCCGTGTGGAGGTTGGTGACAGACACGGGGGTTGTGCGGGCTCCCGCTGCCTGTGGGACCCTGGGACCCCGCGCCGTGGAGGAACTCCCTGCACCAAGTCCACGGTTCGCGCCGTGGTCAcgctgctctgtcccctctcagcCTCCGCTCTGCAGTTAACACTCGTCCCCCTTGGCTTCCCTGTTTGCTTCACTGCTTTTCACGCTAagttcaatatttttcttcccgCTCCCCCCTCCCACGTCCCCGCTGCCTCTcgcctggctccagccctctcGTCCGCCCGGGGCTCGGCTTCTCCGAGGCCACGGCTCGCTGCAGCGTCAAATCAAAAGGGATCAAAAGCCGGCAATGAAGTCTGCAGGACCCcgtgccagggagcagaggaaaagggTCATGGAAGGACGACAAGACGACGCTGGGAATGCGGTTTCTCTCCAGAACCAATAGCTcctggaggggaaaagaaatttgCTCCTCTCTCCAAATAAATACAGTGTGGAACGACACTGCCCCAGGAGCAAGTCCTGGCGCAGGACACCCCTGGCTCAAGGAGCCTCTGGAGAAGGGTctcagggacagggtgggattgtcCTCTGCAGCACCAAGACTTGggctcagtgatccttgtgggttccttccaactcaaaaatattctttgattctgtgcaGGTCCCAGATCCTGCAGCTGAAGCTGGAAGAGCAACAGGAAACTGCTCGTGTCCAGTATCCGCTCTGAGATCCTGcgagcagcagcccagcagggaacCCTCCCAGGCACCCCCCTGGTGAGCGGGGCCTCTGctttcagcactgcagagagcaggagggggcTTCCCTCCCTCTTATGGGGGATGaggctcccagctggagcctgctgctcttgctgggcATTCCCACAAGGGACAGGAGACTCCTTGTCTCAGGCACTCAcaacacacccagcacagcaccacaaagggacaccccaaaacacctcAGGGTACTGAGCTCAGCCATGTCCTTTCACTGCATGAACCCCAAATTAAGAAATCTGTGtctccaggagctccagtgCCAGCACTGGAATTGCATCCAGGACACTCTGAAGCAATCaaactgctgtgcctgctcGTCAGAGTTTCAATCTCTAAATTCCCTCCAAGAACAGTGAGAACCTTATCCAAGCTGGGACGTGTGGAAtaccctgccccagccccgcttGGAGCAGAGGAGCTCAAGCAACACTTTCCACATGCTTTGAGCCTGAGAGTCCAGGTTCTTTCAAGTCCTTCCAAGCCCCTCTCCGTGCTTTTCCAGCCCCGACCCCTCCTGATGCCTCTGGCCCAGGAGACAAGGCAACCCGTTTGAAACTCCATCACCACAGTACTGCATGCcaaatccctgcatccctccctcccactcAAGGTAAAAAACCTCCTCAACTACTGCAGGAGTGGGGAAAGACAACAAGCACGAGACTCTCTCAATTCCTTTCACTGGGATCCAATAAAAACCTTGGCAGTGGCCGTCCTTCCTGCCGGAAAGCCGATATCCCAGAAATACACACACTTTCCACTTtgaagggctgcagctcctgggccgagctgctctgggtgtcccGGGCTCCCAGCTGACCCACAGCTCCTCATCTCGGCTGCTTTGGCACTGCTGCTTCCCCGAGGATGAGGATGACCCATTTCCCAGgagatggagaagaaggagcagcagcaaatcaCCCTGTCCAGCATCATCAACGGGTTTATTCTTCTCAGAATTAGCCAAGTCTGCACATGGGTGTGCTCCAAGCCCCCAGGAAGTTTTTCACTGTGGAGCATGTGaaatgctgagctctgggggctcagcctggcaaGCCCCCACGCAAGGGACATGTGGAAACAAGGGCGACCTCAGGGGGCTGCTGGGACCACGCCTTTGCCCCAGAGGGGACGAGGCCCGCCCCACACTGGGAGTCACAAGGGCAGAGGAGTCCCTGAGTCTGCCGGACGCTTCCTCCAAGGCAAATATTgacaggggcagctctgggcagcgcTGCCGCTCCCGGGGCTTTCCTGGATGGAAACCAAGGGGGGCCGAGGCTCTGTGTGCTTCATTAGAGGCCCGGGGAATCTTTCATCTGCGGCCCATTGGCTCCACTCCAGTGACCAGCAGTTCCCATCTGCCGGGTGACCTCTGCCGAGGCGGTGGGTGGTCTCTGCCCACGCCCCCGACAGGTGTCCGGTGTCACTGTCGCCGCCTCCCCGCACCCGCTCGGGCTCCAGGTGGGTGCCTTGGGGGTGCCCGTGGGCAGTGCCCTCGCTGCGGCCGCGGGGAGGCTCAGGCACGTGGGAAGCGTGGCAAAGCTTCTGCACCCAAGGAGAAAAGTCAGCTGGAAGCTCCACGGGtgggagaagcagctgcagaggaaggagcagctcttgCAGAGCTCGCTCCTCTCCAGAGCGTTGTCACAGCCCGGCTCGGGCTGGCCCAGCACCGCACCCAGGCTGGTCCTGGTGGCCACACGGGGCAACCCAGcgggacacagagctgtgctggggcacccCCGGGGCCAGCAGAACCAGGGATCTCCCCGTCACAGGGCTCCTGCACCTGAGCAGGTGAGCAAGGCGGGCACGCGGCGATTTTGGGAGCTCGCCCCGTGCCCGGCCCAGCAGCGCCACCCAGGGGCTCCTCCGGGCACAGCTCGCGACATCTCGGCAGCGACGTTCGGACCTTCCTGACCAAAATCCTGCTTCACTTTCTTTGCCAGCCCCTCTCAGCTGCCTTTACCGCCCTCCTCCCTCCGCCCCAGCTCCAACAGCGGCCCCAGGGTGGGGAAAACAGCTCCGAGGGCGGCTCAGGACATTTATTCACCACGctgaaacataaaaataacatCTTTAATAGCTTTTGAGTTGGCACAGATGGCATTAGAACTCAGCACTGGTTATCACTAGACGATGAACCACACAGGGCGCAGCGTGGGGAGCCCCAGGGCGCCTCTAAACCACGGAGCTACAACAGGTTGGTGTTGGAGTTGAGTCTTTTCATTTACATTCAGCTTTTAGAGAGTGAAACCAACAGCAGGATTTAACCACACGCACACAGAGCGAAGCCTGGGGAGGATGTTCCTGCTGGCAGCCGAGCTCTCCTCCTCTTAGCAGACACAGAAGCCCAAAAATCAGCTCTAACACAGGGCAACACAGGAGCTTCTGCTCACACCTGAAGGAAAGTTACTGCAGTGACAGTCCCATTTCCCTCTtccaagagcaggaaaagatgTTAAGACACAGTCTGAAAGCTGTCTCAGTGGCCAAATGATTTTTACAGGAACCCAGGATGCAGTGGGACAATAACACTTccttttctgaagcattttccCAAGGAAAGCTCCCTGCTGCCCTAAGCCAAGCACTGTTATCCTCACACAGGTGCAAAGGGGATGGCACAGGCACCAAACCATGAGGGATTCACCTTGGATAGCAGCAGCAAGCtggtggcagagcagaggcCTGGCAGAAAACCCCCATTCTGAccaaaaaaacagcagcaggactaTTGGGCAGGATGAAAATAATTCCCAACAacagaggaggggaaaggaagggggaaagCAATCCAGATCTGGGCAGCCATGGAGCCATGGGGAAAGTTAGTGTCAGCCTGAAAAGGACAAATTGAGCTGAGAAGACACTCCCACACTTGTGATGTGCAGCCAAAACATCAGAGCATGAACTCACAGTGGCAGCTGAGCTCCTCACAGTCCCCTGTGCCTGTCACtcacccctctgccatggccatGGCCTCTCCTGtgtcacagccccatcccagctcctctgtaACATCCCACATGCAAAACTTGTACTTGGGGAAACATTTAAAGGTTTCTGGCAAGATCATAACATTTTGGGTATTTAGTCCTCAGTGAAAacaagcaccagcacagctgcagtgacaTCCCCCTCGCTCAGCAGCAACTCCAGCCTGACAAACACTTGTTTGTCCAACCCAGTTGCCCAAAGTCTCTGTCCTTGATGACCCTGAGGAACCAAGACACCACAGCCACTTCCAGCCCTCAATTTCGTTGTCATTTGTTGGTTAGAAAGATTTCCAGTTTCTAGGGGTACTCTATAATCACAATGGTTGAGGCATTTCTGCCCCTGTTCCGAGGAATTCCCTCTCACCATCAGGGTGCCGACACGGAGGGAGGTAAAATGCATAGTGAGgtttctcctctgctgaggCCACTTGTTTTCCCTTTAGTGCCCCTGCACTGTCACAGCCTCTGTCTGGCCTTCACTTCCAGCAGGGGCCTTGCCCCCGATGGCTTTGTTGGAATAATCCCGCTCTCCAAAAATAGTGCTCCCAATCCTGACGTTTGTAGATCCAACTTCTATCTGGAagggacagagagcaggaggtcagggcagggctgccacCACCCCatggcccagccctggctctcacAGGATGGTTCCCCACACActcagcacccacagctgcacCCAGGGGCTGCTTTGATCCCAGGGATCTCCCCAGGGACCACGAGATTTGCACTGGGATCTCCATCCAAGGGGAAGCCTTAGAGGCCTGTTTGGGCGGCACCTGGGCTGCAATTTGGGGTGCAGGCACGTTTGTTcccccagggaaggggcaggaacACACTTACTGCGTGCTGGAAGTCCGTGGACATGCCCATGCTCAGCTCCACCTTGTCCACAGGCAAGTTCAGCTTCTCACACACCTCCTGccgcagggacagcagcacctgcagggcacCAGGGACAGGAGAGGTCACATCTGGACACAGCCATGCCACCTGGACCAGGGCACAGCAACTGCTGCCCTGCCAaaatcctggctgcagcttcagaGGGTGAATGGGAGCAACACCCTGCAGAAAGAAGCCTCCCATCTGCACTGACACTGGTACTGAGGGCTCTGCACTACCCTGCACAAGGGTTCCTACACCCTGACAGCCTGGTTTGGACTAGTTTGACTGGCAGACAAAGTGTAACAGGAAACCAGCCCACAGTGACATTTTCTCCAAGAAATCTTACCTGGAAGTCAGGATTTGGCCCCTTACTGAGGTCGTGCCCGATGCTGCCGATGGTCATCAGCCCCACGAACTCCAGGCTGGGGCACTTGGTGATGACGTGCTCCACTGCAGCCgtggtgtccccaggggagAGCCCATGCTTGCCTGGAAAAGCACAGGGAcatctgtgccagctctgccacagaaaCTTCCAGAGCAcaaaccagcccagcccccCCCAAGTTCCTGTCAAGCAGGACAAACATGCACATGTCACAGAGAGCCACTCACTGTCCTCCCCACTGGTGTTAACTTGCACCATGACCTTCAGCTTCTGGGATGATCCTTTCTTCTGCCATGAGCTGTTGACTCTGTCTGCCAGTTTCACAGAATCCACTGTCTCCAACATGAACAGGTTtgggacagctggggagaaAACAGAGGCTGAGGGAATTCTGTTGGCATGGGATTGTTTGTACCTACAACAGGCATTTGTGAGTTCATGGTTCTTGTTTTAGAGGATCATGGAAtaccctgagctggaaaggatcCCCAGGGATgactgagtccaactcctgtccctgcaaaTACCCCACCCTGGGCATTCCTGGGAGCAGtgcccaaaccctcctggagctctggcagcctcagggcagtGAGcattcctggggagcctgggcagtgcccagcaccctctgggggagAACATTTCCCTGAGATCCATCCTGAGCCTCCCTGACACATCTGAACACTGGGAGACAT
It encodes the following:
- the LOC130266942 gene encoding pyridoxal phosphate homeostasis protein-like, with amino-acid sequence MWRAGMAAGDGLGPALRAVTEQLQQAAARRPQGLPAVQPRLVAVSKTKPAEMVMEAYSHGQRSFGENYVQELLEKASDSRILSSCPDIKWHFIGHLQKSNVNKLIAVPNLFMLETVDSVKLADRVNSSWQKKGSSQKLKVMVQVNTSGEDSKHGLSPGDTTAAVEHVITKCPSLEFVGLMTIGSIGHDLSKGPNPDFQVLLSLRQEVCEKLNLPVDKVELSMGMSTDFQHAIEVGSTNVRIGSTIFGERDYSNKAIGGKAPAGSEGQTEAVTVQGH